A genomic stretch from Pseudoliparis swirei isolate HS2019 ecotype Mariana Trench chromosome 18, NWPU_hadal_v1, whole genome shotgun sequence includes:
- the LOC130208163 gene encoding MICOS complex subunit Mic10-like: MAAEHGRKWDRCLADTAVKTVTGLAVGVVFSVLLFKRRTWPVSLGSGLGLGMGYANCQHDFRSPYLVHGNMVKDQ, translated from the exons ATGGCAGCCGAACACGGACGGAAATGGGACCGCTGTCTTGCTGATACAGCCGTGAAAACAG TAACCGGTCTTGCTGTGGGCGTTGTGTTCTCCGTCCTTCTCTTTAAAC gtCGCACATGGCCTGTCTCACTTGGCTCCGGTTTGGGACTGGGAATGGGATACGCCAACTGCCAGCATGACTTCAGGTCACCATACCTGGTTCATGGCAACATGGTTAAG GACCAGTAA
- the nbl1 gene encoding neuroblastoma suppressor of tumorigenicity 1 yields MWQRIQICWVLFALYSAAPPAHINRLALFPDKSAWCEAKNITQIVGHTGCQPRSIQNRACLGQCFSYSVPNTFPQSTESLVHCDSCMPAQTQWEVVTLECPGSEESPRVDKLVERIFHCSCQSCSKESGQEGAVMQLYSADNVLDALSLPDTLSGAQSHPLPPLNTHSKKHAHPHTAHHTLPHTSDGG; encoded by the exons ATGTGGCAGAGGATACAGATTTGTTGGGTACTGTTTGCACTGTATTCAGCGGCACCGCCTGCACACATCAACCGCCTGGCGCTGTTCCCTGACAAGAGCGCCTGGTGCGAAGCCAAGAACATCACACAGATAGTCGGGCACACGGGTTGTCAGCCTCGCTCCATTCAGAACAG AGCTTGTCTGGGTCAGTGTTTCAGTTACAGCGTCCCCAACACGTTCCCACAGTCAACCGAGTCCCTGGTGCACTGTGACTCCTGCATGCCGGCCCAGACACAGTGGGAAGTG gtgactCTGGAGTGCCCGGGCAGTGAAGAGTCTCCTCGCGTGGATAAGCTGGTAGAGAGAATCTTCCACTGTAGCTGCCAGTCCTGCAGTAAAGAAAGCGGCCAGGAGGGGGCGGTAATGCAGCTGTATTCAGCAGACAACGTCCTGGACGCTCTGTCTCTACCGGACACCCTCAGCGGCGCTCAGTCTCACCCGCTGCCCcctttaaacacacactctaaaaagcATGCTCACCCACACACAGCCCATCACACACTACCACACACATCAGATGGAGGATAG